CCCAGGTCGTTGTAGATCCTGCAGATGGCGGATAAATGCCGGGAGATGGAATTAAACAAGTGCTGGACTTTCGGTGTGGGAgtgaaaaaaagggagaggaggcatTGGAAGAGGGATATGGCGAGGGGGCCGGCGGTGTGGGTGCCTGAGGTGGTATGGAGCCAGTCGTAtagagaggaggggggtgataCAAgggtgtttttgtttggttggagggagagggcgtggTTGTATTCCATTTGGGTTAGGTGGGCGGAGAGGTAGGCTTTCagctggaggcggaggttaGACTGGAGGATGGGTGGGGCGGTCTGGACATAAgggagggcggagatggtggtgaggaagtgggagagggtctgcttgatggtgacgaggaggggggttggtggaggagtgaATAGGTTGCCCAAAATGGGGATGGAGCTGAAgagggatggggtggtggtgggtggtgtagccgggagatggaaaagagtGTCGAGCTCTGAATGGAGTctggtgatggcttcgggTGGGAGCTGGGAGACAGAGGTCTCGATGAACTCGTCTACTTGGTAGGCTAGGGCTGAGATGACCATCATCTCGAGAAGGATGTGGGAGCCGAGGGGCCGGCCGTGGAGCTCGTTGCCTGCTACCCAGGTGAAGGGGATGTAGGCGAGGTGCTTCTCTTTGGTGGCTGTTCGACCGGGGAATATCTCCAGACAACGCTCGCGTAGGCGAGAGACGAAAAGAGAGCTTTCGATGAGGGAGATATCAATCCTGGAGGTGGAGACCTCGGAAAACATGGGCAACTGCCGGAACAATTTGGCTGACTTGAGTGTTGCTTCGAGGTTGGGAGGAACGAGCTCTTGCAGACGGGGCGGAGCGGGCAGAATTGTGCACTTCATGGCAGCGAGGAGAAATGCTTGAGACAGGTTGCGCGACCCGTATGTCACCTTTTCGATCCAAAGATGCTCGGGCTCGAGGTCGCAGTTGAGATACTGTCTAAGGAAACCCTTCGCACGTTCGAGGGCTGAATATATGTGGGAAAGAATCGGCTTGACGGTGGGAAGTGAAGCAATGCGGGTAATGGCAATGACGGCGTAGGCTGTGCATTCGCGTTCTCCATCCCAAGAACCATCGTCTCGTTGAAACCGCAGAAGATGGCCCATAATCTGGTGGGCGACGATAACggcatcaacagcaacctcTGTTGGTAGGTTGGGGAGAACCCCTCGTCCCCAGCTGTCTAACCCGCTCATGAGTCCTTGTGTCATGAGCATCATTGGATACAGCGAAGATAGATGCTGTGACCAAGGTAACCAGTTAGCACTTCTGTTTGTGTCCAAACTGTTTGGGAACCAAGGTAGACTTACCCATTTGTCTCTTATGCCAACAGGTTCGGTATTCCACTTGTTGCAGAGGTATCGCATTGCCATCTCAATAACATCAACATGCTGACTGGCATCGGGGCTTGCACACAATGAGGTCAAGCAGTTGCAGTTagtggtgatgctggcgTCTCTCTCACCGGCATATGTCCTGAAGTGAGCTTCCCTGGCTTTCCTGTCAACTAGGGTGACCAATTTGGacgctggggttggggatcCTATTAGGTTCAAAGTGGTGATACCCTTGGCCGTATCGTCTGCATCCAGCTCCATCCCCTCAGCTACCGGGGTTAGCAGTCATTCTTGCCATGTGTGTCGAAAGGGCAACTCACCGAATCCAATGAACCCAGATCCTGCCTCAAACGCCCCTTCAAGAGTCTGGCCAATCATTTCCAGACTCTCGGTCCCCAGGTCCTCCCGAGTGAAGCCGTTTTCCAACAGAGTGGCCACGACCCAAGTGTATTCGAAATATGTCGAAGGGAAAGCGCTTggaacaccaccactgccatgCCCAGCACCGTAGAGAACAACATGTTGAAGATAGGCCTCAGCTTCGTCATCCCATGTCGAGCAGTTCATGAGGTATGCTGCGGTAGACGCAGGCGAGGCCATCATGCTACCCATCTGCTTGTGCTGACTGAGACGGTCAAAGTCGACATCTCCAATAAAGGCCTCAAGCGAGTGTAGGAGTGTTGATTTGTGCCCTTCGTATAGCTTGTCAAGCCTGACTCGTGCCATCTTCATGGCCCGAATCTTTTCCAACATGGCGCGTGATGGGAACTCCAGGTTGATTCCCTCCTTggcgagaagctggagcagctTCGGGAGTAGCATCTCGAATCCCACAGGCAAAGTGGTTGAAGCGTCAAGCCAAAAGGCTTTCAGCTCCCTGTCCAAGAATTGGGTTGCCCGTGAGATCCGATCATTGAGGTCAGTAGTGTTGGACTCTCCCCGATGCTTGCAAAGGGCAAGAATGGCCGCTGCCGTGTTGAGGATGACATCTGTCTCAGTGCCGTGACCAATCCACCCGCCATTTTCGTGCTGCTGGTCGAGAATCAGGGTGAGACTGGATGGAAATAGCCACTCTGTCTGGTCGCCGACGACCTTGGTGATCATAGAGATCCATGCTGTGTCATAGATGGAACAGGTCATGGACCCAACGCCATAGGTGGGGTGATGGCCTCGGGCGAGACCCTCAACGAGCTCTGCTGCGGCGTCGATAAGCATGGTGATGTCGATGGCGTCTGCAAAGAATGTGCAGCGGACTCCTCAGATGCAGGAACACTCGGGAGATGTCTACATGTACATAAGTCTATCGGCACGGAGATTAAACGGACGTGATGACAACATAGCGATACATCGAGGCAGACTCACATCTCTTCCCTCCAGGCTCCTCTCTTGCCATGGT
The sequence above is a segment of the Podospora pseudoanserina strain CBS 124.78 chromosome 5, whole genome shotgun sequence genome. Coding sequences within it:
- a CDS encoding hypothetical protein (COG:E; EggNog:ENOG503NZ26), with translation MLIDAAAELVEGLARGHHPTYGVGSMTCSIYDTAWISMITKVVGDQTEWLFPSSLTLILDQQHENGGWIGHGTETDVILNTAAAILALCKHRGESNTTDLNDRISRATQFLDRELKAFWLDASTTLPVGFEMLLPKLLQLLAKEGINLEFPSRAMLEKIRAMKMARVRLDKLYEGHKSTLLHSLEAFIGDVDFDRLSQHKQMGSMMASPASTAAYLMNCSTWDDEAEAYLQHVVLYGAGHGSGGVPSAFPSTYFEYTWVVATLLENGFTREDLGTESLEMIGQTLEGAFEAGSGFIGFAEGMELDADDTAKGITTLNLIGSPTPASKLVTLVDRKAREAHFRTYAGERDASITTNCNCLTSLCASPDASQHVDVIEMAMRYLCNKWNTEPVGIRDKWHLSSLYPMMLMTQGLMSGLDSWGRGVLPNLPTEVAVDAVIVAHQIMGHLLRFQRDDGSWDGERECTAYAVIAITRIASLPTVKPILSHIYSALERAKGFLRQYLNCDLEPEHLWIEKVTYGSRNLSQAFLLAAMKCTILPAPPRLQELVPPNLEATLKSAKLFRQLPMFSEVSTSRIDISLIESSLFVSRLRERCLEIFPGRTATKEKHLAYIPFTWVAGNELHGRPLGSHILLEMMVISALAYQVDEFIETSVSQLPPEAITRLHSELDTLFHLPATPPTTTPSLFSSIPILGNLFTPPPTPLLVTIKQTLSHFLTTISALPYVQTAPPILQSNLRLQLKAYLSAHLTQMEYNHALSLQPNKNTLVSPPSSLYDWLHTTSGTHTAGPLAISLFQCLLSLFFTPTPKVQHLFNSISRHLSAICRIYNDLGSLDRDREENNVNAVNFPEFEGVVDIKEQMMGIAGVERKMLDLALKELEKELGGTKGGKVMKGLGVFVSSADVYGEMYVVRDMTPRVK